The Xanthomonas sp. DAR 80977 nucleotide sequence TGGAACGGCTCGATGTCGCGGCTGCGTTGGCTGTAGGCGGGCTGTGCGTGCGGCGCGGCGGGGGATTGGAGCGGAAGCGGGTTCATGGGGCCGATCATAGAGGAGCGCGGCGCACAAAAACGTTGCGCGCGCTTGCCAGGATGCGGCGTTGCGCGGAGACTCGGCCGGCACCGTGCGGCGCCGCGCCGCACGCCTGCCGCCTCCCGGTCCGGGTGGCGCATCCTTCGTTGCGTTGCCGCCGCCGGAGCCCCATTAGATGCATCACCGTCCCTTGCTAGCGAGCTTCCTCCTGCTCATGACTTCGCCCTTCGCTTCCGCCCTCGCCACCGACGCCACCCCGCCGCACCCGGCCAAGCAGCCGCACACGGTCACCGCGCCGTTCGGCGCCGCCCGCCAGGACGACTATTACTGGCTGCGCGACGACAAGCGCGAAAACCCGCAGATGCTGGCCTATCTCAACGCCGAGAACGCCTATGCCGACCAGGTGCTGAAGCCGCTCAAGCCGCTGGAGGACACGCTGTACAAGGAGATCGTCGGCCGCATCAAGCAGGACGACAGCAGCGTGCCGTACCGCGAGCGCGGCTACTGGTACTACACCCGCTTCGAGAGCGGCAAGGACTACCCGGTGCACGCGCGGCGCAAGGGCAGCATGGACGCGGCCGAGGAAATCCTGCTCGACGTCAACGCGATGGCCGCCGGCAAGGGCTATTTCAGCCTGGGCGATGCGGTGGTCAGCCAGGACAACCGCATCCTGGCCTGGACCGAGGACGACGTCGGCCGCCGCCAGTACGTGGTGCGCTTCAAGAACCTGGGCACCGGCGAGGTCTACGCCGACCGCGTGCCCGGCGTGTCGCCGGAGGTGGTCTGGGCCGACGACAACAAGACCCTGTTCTACGTCGAGAACGATCCGGAAACGCTGCTCACCGTGCGCGTCAAGAAGCACGTGCTGGGCACGCCGGCCGCGCAGGACGCGCTGGTCTACGAGGAGAAGGACGACAGCTTCTACATGGGCGTGGGCCGTACCCGCGACGACAAGTACATCGTCATCGGCGTGGAGAGCACGGTGTCCTCCGAGCAGCGCTATGCGCCGGCCGCCGATCCGCAGCGCTTCACCGTGCTGGCGCCGCGCGAGCGCGACGTCGAGTACAGCGCCGACCATTTCGACGGGCGCTGGGTGATCCGCACCAACTGGAAGGCCAAGAACTACGCGCTGATGACCGCGCCCGACGGCGCCACCAGGCGCGCGCAATGGCAGGCCTGGCTGCCCTACGACGAGAAGGTGTTCATCGACGGCTTCGAGCTGTTCGACGGCTTCACCGCGATCGCCGAGCGTTCCGACGGCCTGGAGCGGATCCGCCTGCACTTCGCCGACGGCAGGGAGGACTACGTCAAGGCCGACGAGCCGGCGTACTCGATGGGCCTGTCGGTCAATCCCGAACCGGATACGCCGTGGCTGCGCTACAGCTACACCTCGCTGACCACGCCGGGCACCACCTACGAACTCAATACCCGCACCGGCGAGCGCAAGCTGCTCAAGCAGCAGCCGGTGATCGGCTACGACGCGAGCAAGTACCAGACCGAGCGCGTGTGGGTGACCGCGCGCGACGGGGTCAAGGTGCCGGTGTCGCTGGTGTACAAGAAGGGCTTCAAGAAGGACGGCACCGCGGCGCTGTACCAGTACGCCTACGGCAGCTACGGCATGTCCACCGATCCCAATTTCAACCTGCCGGTGGTCAGCCTGCTCGACCGCGGCGTGGTCTACGCCATCGCGCACATCCGCGGCGGCCAGGAGATGGGCCGCGACTGGTACGACCAGGGCAAGCTGCTCAACAAGAAGAACACCTTCACCGACTTCATCGACGTGACCCGCGGCCTGGTCAAGCTGGGCTACGCGGCGCCGGACCGCGTCGCCGCGGCCGGCGGCAGCGCCGGCGGGCTGCTGATGGGCGCGGTGGCGAACATGGCGCCGCAGGACTACCGGGTGCTGGTGGCGCAGGTGCCGTTCGTCGACGTGGTCACCACCATGCTCGACCCGAGCATTCCGCTGACCACCAACGAATACGACGAGTGGGGCAATCCCGAGCAGAAGACCTACTACGACTACATGCTCGGCTACTCGCCCTACGACAACGTCACGCGCCAGGCGTATCCGGCGCTGTTCGTCGGCACCGGCCTGTGGGATTCGCAGGTGCAGTACTGGGAGCCGGCGAAGTGGGTGGCCAAGCTGCGCGAGGACAACACCGGCACGCGGCCGATCGTGTTCCGGGTCAACATGGAAGCCGGCCACGGCGGCAAGTCCGGGCGTTTCCGCCGCTACCGCGAGCAGGCCGAGTCGTACGCGTTCATGCTCGACCAGCTGGGCGTGGAGCACGCGGCGCAGTAGCGCCGGCTGGCCTGGCATCCTGTCGCGGCTTCAGCCGCGACAGGTTCCGAAATCGGCCCGGTTTCCGGCTTCGCTCGTCGCGGCTGAAGCCGCTCCCACAGTGGCATGCGCTCGGCTGGCTGGGTGCACTGTGGGAGGGCTTCAGCCCCGACCGACGGGTTCCGGAGCCGGCGAGGTTTCCAGCTTCGTTCGTCGCGGCTGGAGCCGCTCCTACAAAGGCGTGCGCTCGGTTGGCTGGGTGCACTGTAGGAGGGGCTTGAGCCCCGACCGACGGGTTCCGGAGCCGGCGAGGTTTCCGGCTTCGTTCGTCGCGGCTGAAGCCGCTCCTACAAAGGCGTGCGCTCGGCTGGCTGGGTGCACTGTGGGAGGGGCTTGAGCCCCGACCGACGGGTTCCGGAGCCGGCGAGGTTTCCGGCTTCGTTCGTCGCGGCTGAAGCCGCTCCTACAAGGCGAGCGCTCGGCTGGCTGGGCGCACTGTGGGAGGGACTTCAGTCCCGACTGCATCCAGCTTCGGCCAGCGCGCTGCGTCGTTGCGGAGTCGCTGCGCACGAAGCGAGGGCGCCCGGCGACGCGAGGTCCGCATCGGCATCCGGCCGCGGCTTTATCATGCGCCGATGGAACCCCCTTCCCGTTTCCGCTGGGCCTGGTGGCTGCTGGCCTACGTCAGCCTGGCCACGGGCATCGTCGGCATCTTCGTGCCGGGCTTGCCGACCACGGTGTTCGTGCTGATCTCGGCCTACGCCGCCTCGCGCGGCTCCGAGCGCCTGCGCCGCCGGTTGCTGGAGGATCCGCGTTTCGGTCCCAGCATCCGCGACTGGGAAGCGCACGGCGCGGTCAGCCGCCGCGGCAAGTGGATGGCCACGCTGACCATGGCGGTATGCGCGCTGGTGCTGCTGCTGTTCGTGCACAAACCGTGGGTGCAGGTGCTGGCGATCGGCTGCATGAGCTGCGTGGCGCTGTGGCTGTGGCTGCGCCCGGAGCCGCCGCCGCGCGATTGAGGCCTTTGCCCGGCCGCCATCGCGCCGGGCCGCAACGCCGCATGCGGCACAGCCGGTTCATGCCCTTCTGGCTATACTCGGCGCATGAGCACATCGTCCCGTCATCCGATCCGTATCGCCCTGTTCGGCGCCGCTTTGCTGGCGCTGTCCGGGTGCGGCAACAAAGGCCCGCTGGTGATGCCGCAGAAGCCGGTCCCGGTGGAGGCCGCGCCGGCCACCGCGCCCGACGCGACGCCGCCGGCAACCACCGATCCCGCCGGCCAGGCGCAGCCGGTCGATGGCCAGCAGCAGCCGGTCGACGACAGCACCACCACGCCCACCGATGGGAATGAGTGAGGCCAGCGCCGCGGCGCGCCTGCGCTTTTCCAAGATGCAGGGCGCGGGCAACGATTTCGTGGTGCTCGACCTGCGCGACGGCACGCCGCCACCGGACGCCGAGCTGGCGGTGCGCATGGCCGATCGCCATTTCGGCGTCGGTTGCGATCAACTGCTGACCATCGAGGCGCCGCGCACCGCGGAGGCGGTGGCCAGCTACCGCATCTGGAACACCGATGGCAGCCTGGCCGGGCAGTGCGGCAACGGCGCGCGCTGCGTGGCCGCCTGGCTGGTGCGCGACGGCGCCGCCGGCAGCGATCCGTTCGTCATCGACAGTCCGTTCGCCTCGCACCGCATCGAGCGCGGCGCCGACGGCCAGTTCGCGGTGGCGATGGGCGTGCCGCGCTTCGCGCCGGAGGACGTGCCGCTGGTCGGTTTCCCGCGCGCGCGCGAGGAATACGTGCTGCCGCTGCAGGGCGGCAGCGTGCGCTTCGGCGCGGTGTCGATGGGCAACCCGCACGCGGTGCTGGAAGTGGGCCTGGTCGACGCGGCGCCGGTCGAGCGGCTGGGGCCGTTGCTGCAGCAGCATGCGTCCTTCCCCGATTCGGTCAACGTCGGCTTCGCCCAGGTGATCGACCGCGGCCACGTGCGCCTGCGCGTGTACGAGCGCGGCGTCGGCGAGACCCTGGCCTGCGGCAGCGGCGCCTGCGCGGCCGCGGCGGTGCTGATCCAGCGCGGCCGCGTGGAGCGCGACGTGCGCGTGGTCCTGCCCGGCGGCGAGCTGCGCATCCGCTGGCTGCACGACGCGGAGCAGGTGGTGATGTCCGGGCCGGCGGCCTTCGTCTTCGATGGGGAGTGGATCCGATGAGCGAGACCCAGGAAAAGATCGGCGCGCACGAAATCGCCGCATGGCTGCGCCGCCACCCGACCTTCCTGAAACAGTTCCCCGACCTGGCGCTGACCCTGGTGGTGCCGCGCGACGACGGCCCGACCGCGTCGCTGGCCAGCTACCAGCTGGAAGTGCTGCGCGACAAGAACCGCGAACTGTCGCGGCGCCTGTCCGAGCTGGCCGCCAATGCCCAGGTCAACGAACGCCTGGCGGTGCGCACCCACCAGCTGACCCTGGCGCTGATGCGCCAGACCAGCGCCGCCGACAGCGTGCGCGCGATGGCCGCCTCGCTGCAGGAAGACTTCCAGGGCGACCTGGTCAGCATCGTGCTGCTGCGGCCGCTGCCCGGGCTGGAGCAGGCGCCGTGGCTGCAGATCCTGGCGCAGGACGATCCGCGGCTGGCGCCGTTCCGCGACTGCCTGAAGGACGGCGAGCCGATCTGCGGCCGCCTGCAGCCGGAGAAGCAGGCGCTGCTGTACGCCGCGCGCATCGAGGAAGTGCAGTCCACCGCGCTGCTGCCGCTGCCGGGCGTGGGCCTGATCGCGGTCGGCAGCCACGATCCGAACCGCTTCTATCCCGGCATGGGCACCTTGTTCCTGCGCATGATGGGCGAGTCGCTGGTGGTGGCGTTGCAACGCTTCGCATGAAGGCCGGGACGCGGGACGCGGGACTCGGGACCCGAAAAAAGCGGGCCGACGCGCGCGCCGATGCGTCGGCTGTCGATGCCGAATCCCCAATCCCGAATCCCCAATCCCGGTTCCTCAGCTACCTGCACGTCGAACGCCGCATGTCCGCGCATACCCTGGACGCGTACCGCCGCGACCTGGCCGCGCTGGCGGCGTGGGCGGCGGACAATGCCGGCGGCGAGGTGGCGGCGCTCGGCGCCGACCAGCTGCGCCATTTCATCGCCGCCGAGCACCGCCGCGGGCTGTCGCCGAAGAGCCTGCAGCGGCGCCTGTCGGCGTGCCGCAGTTTCTATGCCTGGTTGCTCAAGCACGGCCAGATCGCCGCCAGCCCGGCCGCGGCGTTGCGTGCGCCGAAGGCGCCGCGCAAGCTGCCGCAGGTGCTGGACGCGGATGAGGCGGTGCGCCTGGTCGAGGTGCCGACCGACGTGCCGCTGGGCCTGCGCGACCGCGCGCTGCTGGAACTGTTCTATTCCTCCGGCCTGCGCCTGAGCGAGCTGTGCGCGCTGCGCTGGCGCGATCTGGATTTCGCCAGCGGCCTGGTCCGCGTGCTCGGCAAGGGCAACAAGCAGCGGCTGGTGCCGGTCGGCTCGCACGCGCGCAAGGCGCTGCTGGAATGGCAGGCGGAGACCAGGGCCGCCGCCGAGGCGCCGGTGTTCCCGGGCCGCGGCGGTGCGCCGATCGGCGCGCGCGCGGTGCAGATCCGGATCAAGCAGCTGGCCGGGCGCCAGGGCCTGTTCAAGCACGTGCATCCGCACATGCTGCGGCACAGCTTCGCCAGCCACATCCTCGAATCCTCCGGCGACCTGCGCGGCGTGCAGGAATTGCTCGGCCACGCCGACATCGCCACCACGCAGATCTACACCCACCTGGATTTCCAGCACCTGGCCAAGGTCTACGACGCCGCGCATCCGCGCGCCAAGCGCAAGTCGTGACCGGCTGAACGGGCGCGCTGCGTCCGCACGTTCGCGCGCTTGTTCTGGATCAAGGCGCGCGCCGCCGCGGGCGCGGACACTGTCCGCCGGAGCGCGAAGCGAGGCAGGTCGATGGCAAAACCCTTTCCGTTGCAACCCGCGCATCCCGAGCGGATCTGCTGGGGCTGCGACCGCTACTGCGCGGCGGAGGATCTGGCCTGCGGCAACGGCAGCGGACGCGTCATGCACCCGCTGGAGCTGCAGGGCGAGGACTGGTACCTGCTGTGGGGCGTGGAGCCCGACTCCGCGCACCCGGGCCGCGCGAAGATCGGCGGCGATCGGCAAGCCGATGCTTGAACCGGCCGCGGCCTGCCCCCACACCTGAAGCATCGCTCAGGAGGCCGCATGGACCCCAGTCAGAACCCCAACGTTTTCCACGCCACCACGATCCTGTCGGTGCGCCGCAACGGCCATGTCGCCGTGGCCGGCGATGGCCAGGTGACGCTGGGCCATACCGTGATGAAGGGCAATGCGCGCAAGGTGCGCCGGCTCGGCCGCGACGGCCAGGTGCTGGCCGGCTTCGCCGGCGCCGCCGCCGATGCGTTCACCCTGTTCGAACTGTTCGAGGCCAAGCTGGAGAAGCACGGCCAGCTGACCCGCGCGGCGGTGGAACTGGCCAAGGATTGGCGCACCGAGCGCCGCCTGGGCAAGCTCGAGGCGCTGCTGGCGGTGGCCGACAAGGAAACCTCGCTGATCATCAGCGGCACCGGCGACGTGATCGAGCCGGAGGACGGCATCATCGCGATCGGCTCCGGCGGTTCCTACGCGCTGTCGGCGGCGCGCGCGCTGCTCGGCCACACCGAGCTGGACGCCAAGACCATCGCGGTCGAGGCGCTGAACATCGCCGGCGACATCTGCATCTACACCAATCGCAACGTGGTGGTCGAGGAGCTGTGATTCGGGAGTCGGGATTGGGGATTCGCAAAAGCGCTCCTTTCCCTGTGCCCGGACACGCCTCGATCGTTCCTACTCCGCTCTTACGAATCCCGAATCCCCAATGCCCAATCCCGACACCTCAACCATGACCCCGCGCGAGATCGTGCAGGAGCTGGACCGCCACATCGTCGGCCAGCACGACGCCAAGCGCGCGGTGGCGATCGCGCTGCGCAACCGTTGGCGGCGCATGCAGCTGCCCGATGCGCTGCGCAACGAAGTGATGCCCAAGAACATCCTGATGATCGGCCCCACCGGCGTCGGCAAGACCGAGATCGCGCGGCGCCTGGCGACGCTGGCCAACGCGCCGTTCGTCAAGGTCGAGGCCACGCGCTTCACCGAGGTCGGCTACGTCGGCAAGGACGTGGAGCAGATCGTGCGCGACCTGGCCGACACCGCGGTCAAGCTGTACCGCGAGCAGGCCAAGGTGCGCGTGCGCACCCAGGCCGAGGAGCGCGCCGAGGACCGCATCCTCGACGCGCTGCTGCCGCGGCGCAGCGCCGGCATCGGCTTCGATCCGGAAGCCGCGCGCAACGAACCCTCGGCGCAGGACAACGACACCCGCAGCAAGTTCCGGCGCATGCTGCGCGCCGGCGAACTGGACGAGCGCGAGATCGAGCTGGACGTGGCGGTCAACGTCAGCATGGACATCATGACCCCGCCGGGCATGGAGGAAATGGGCCAGCAGCTGCGGCAGATGTTCTCCAACCTGGGCGGCAGCAAGTCGCAGTCGCGCAAGCTGACGATCAGGGCGGCGCGGCCGCTGCTGATCGAGGAAGAGGCCGGCAAGCTGGTCAACGAGGAAGACGTGCGCGCCGCGGCGATCGAGGCCTGCGAGCAGCACGGCATCGTGTTCATCGACGAGATCGACAAGGTCGCCAAGCGCGGCGAGGCCGGCTCGTCCGGCGGCGACGTGTCGCGCGAAGGCGTGCAGCGCGACCTGCTGCCGCTGGTCGAAGGCTCCAACGTCAGCACCAAGTACGGCACGGTCAAGACCGACCACATCCTGTTCATCGCTTCCGGCGCGTTCCACCTGGCCAAGCCCAGCGACCTGATCCCCGAGTTGCAGGGCCGTTTCCCGATCCGGGTCGAGCTGTCGGCGCTGTCCAAGGACGATTTCATCCGCATCCTCACCGAGCCGAAGGCGGCGCTGAGCAAGCAGTACGAAGCGCTGTTGCTGACCGAGGGGGTGACCCTGAGCTTCACCGACGATGCGATCGACCGCCTCGCCGAGATCGCGTTCCTGGTCAACGAGCGCCAGGAGAACATCGGCGCGCGGCGCCTGCACACGGTGCTCGAGCGCCTGCTCGACACGCTGAGCTTCGAGGCGCCGGACCGCGACGGGCAGAGCGTCGTCGTCGATGCCGCGTACGTGAACACGCACCTGGGCGAGCTGGTGCAGGATCCGGACCTGAGCCGCTACATCCTGTAGCCGCTGTGCCTGCTGCGCCGGCTTGCATGCCGATGCGCAGCAGGCGCGCCGATATCCTTGTGGGAGCGACTTCAGTCGCGACGAGGCGTTACCGGGAAAGCCCGTCGCGACTGAACTCGCTCCCACAGAACTTCCATGGAACCTGTAGGAGCGGCTTCGGCCGCGACCTGGCATTACCGGTGGAGCCCGGTCGCGGCTGAAGCCGCTCCTACAGGGTTCGCCAGTGGTGAACCCTGCTCAGTAGAGCGGCGTCCCCGCCTGGTACGCGGCCACGAATCCCTGCCAGTCCAGCTGCACCTGCGCGGCGTAGTCGAACGCGAACTGGCGCAGTTCCGACTTCAGCCCGCTCTTGCTGCTGGCCGCCGCGTCGATCTGCTTGTCGATGCTGTAGCTCACCACCGCCGGGTCGTAGTCCTGGTCGGACAGCGCATGCGCCGAGGCCAGCGCCTGGCCCAGGTAGGTGGCGGCGGTGGCCAGCTTGCCGGCGCTGCTCAGCGCGGTCGGGTCCAGGTCTTCCTGGAACGGCGATTTCTCGTGCACGTAGAACGGCACGCCGGCGACGCTGGCGTAGCCGATCAGCACGTCGGCATCCAGGGTCTGCGCCTTGGCGGTGCGCGCCACGCGCTCGCCTTCGTGGTTGTCGTAGCTGGAAGCAGGCATCTGCGACGGCGCGGCGACGGCGACCACGCTGGCCGCTTCCTGCTTCCATTCCAGGATCACGTCGTCGCCGGTCGCGCTGCTCGCGCCTTCGACCAGCACGTACAGGCGCTGGCGGCCGAGGCTGCCGGTGCCGGAGCCGAGCTTCTGGCGCACGTCCTTGATCGTGTAGTAACTCGACGCATAGCGCTTGGATGCCGCGATCGACGCCACATAGCCGTTCATCGCGTTGGCGACCGCCGCATAGGTGGCGCTGTCCACCGCGACCAGGTTGTCCAGATTCTGGAACGTGCGCTTGCCGCCGCTGACCGCGGTGTATTTGCCCAGCAGGCTACTGCGGCTCTTGCCGTCGGCGCTGTCGATGGCCTTGGCCACCACGCCGCTGGTGTTGCTCTTGCCGAGCTGGAAACTCTTCTCGGCATCGCTGCCCTTGAAGTCGCCGATCTTGTCCAGGTAGGCGCCGACCATGGTCTCGATCGCGCTGCCGATGTCGCTGTCGGACAGGCCGTTGTCGCGCCCGGCCAGGACCATGCTCGCCGCCAGCCGGCGCAGGTCCCACACGTACTGTCCGAGATGGCTCTCGTCGAAGTCGGCGACCTTGAACACCGCCTTGCCGCTGCTGTCGCGCGCGGCGTCGAAGTTGCCGAGGTGGGTGTCGCCGCCGAGCCAGGTGTAGCCGGTCTGCGGGCTGGTCCACAGCGAGGCCGGCAGGGTCTTCATGTCCTGGTAGAACAGATGGTCGGTGCCGCGGTAGAACGCGTAGGCGCTGCCGGCCATCGTCGCCATCTTGGTGTCCAGCTCGGCCTGCTGCGCCGCGTAGGGATGGTTGTAGTCGCGGATCTGCTGCACCACCCAGGCGTCGCGCTGGCTCGCGGCGGTGGCGCAGCCGGCGGTGGCGGCGAGGATCAGGCCGATCAGCAACAGGCGCGGCAGGCGGGTGGGCATCGCAGGTCTCCAGGCGCGGACAGGGCGACCAGTCGAGCATGCCGGCATTGCACGGCGATGAATCCCCAGGCGATGGATCTTCTAGAGATAGCGCAGCCAGGCCAGGTCGCGGCGCCGTGCCTTCAGCCGCGCGAACGCCGCCACCGGCCAGTACAGCGCCACGCCCAGCACCACGGCGATCGCCCACAGCGTCGCCACGCGGTCCACGCCGAACAGCGCGCCGTGGTTGGCGCCCCAGTACGCCAGCGCCGCCAGGTACAGCAGCTTCAGCACGTACAGGTGCAGCAGGTAGAAGAACATCGGCGCCGCGCCGATCGCGGCCAGCGGCGCCAGCGCCCGTGCCAGCCGCGGCTGCTCGTACAGGCGCAGCAGCAACAGGCCCACGCCCAGGGTCAGCAGCAGGAACAGCAGCGACGGCGGGTACTTGGTCAGGTTGAAGAAGCTCATCGCGGTGTGCGCCACGTCGGCCTGCTCGCGCCATGGCGCGTCGCCGTAGCCGTTGTGCCAGCGCAGCAGATGGAACAGCGCCAGCGCGCCGAACCCGCTGGCCAGCAGACGCTGCTGCCGTTGCGCCGGCGCGGTGCCGGCGCCGTACCAGGGGCCGGCCGCATAGCCCAGCGCGATCACCCCGATCCACGGCAGCAGCGGATACGAGGTGCGCAGGCGCAGTTCGCCCAGTTGCAGCCAACCACGGTCGTGCAGCACCGCCCAGGCCGCGGCCAGCGGACCGTCGCCGGGCACGTGCACGCCGTCGAGCAGGTTGTGCCCGGCCACCAGCGCCGCGCCGAGCAGCGCCAGCAGCGGCCGCGGCAGCCACAGCAAGGCGGCCAGCGCGAGCATGCTCAACCCGATCGCCCAGATCACCTGCAGGTACAGCACCTGCGGCGGGAAGGCGAAGGTCCAGGCGAAGTTGACCAGGGTCAGTTCCAGCACGATCAGGAACAGCCCGCGCTTGAGCAGGAACGCCGCCGCGGCCTTGCGGCCATGCGGTTGCCGCGCCGCGTACAGCCACGCCGACAGGCCGGTCAGGAACACGAACACCGGCGCGCACAGATGCGCCAGCAGGCGCGCCGCGAACAGCGCCGGCGCGGTGGTTTCCACGTCCACCGGATCGCCGATCTGGTGCTGCAGATAGAACGTCTCGCGCACGTGGTCGAGCAGCATCAGCGACATCACGGTGCCGCGCAGCAGGTCGATCGAGGCCAGGCGCGAGGAGGGCGGGGGAGAAGCGAGGGACGCGGAAGACATGCGCAGCGGTTCGTGCCAATATTGAAATAATATAACATTTCTTTTTGGGTGCTTCGCTCCATGCCGTCACGTTCGCCGCAGTCCCTGTCCTTCGTCGCCGCCTTGCTGGCCGGCCTGAGCGCCGGTCCGGCCGATGCCGACCCCGTCCTCGATGCGACGTCCGATCCTGCCGCCGGGTCCGAACCGGCCGAACTGGACACGGTGCGCGTGGTCGGGCGCCGCGACTCGGGCACCTACTACGCCGACGCCACCCAGGGCAGCAAGACCGGCCTGAGCCTGCGCCAGTTGCCGCAATCGGTGCGGGTGCTGCCGCGGCAGGCGATCGACGACCTCGGCGCGACGCGCCTGGACGGCACGCTGGACTACGTCGGCGGCATCTCGCGGCAGAACGGCTTCGGCGGGCTGTGGGACAACTTCGCGGTGCGCGGCCTGCCCGGCAACGAGAACACCGGCAGCGCGACCCTGCTCAACGGCCTGTCCGGCAACCGCGGCTACAACGCGCCGCGCGACACCGCCAACATCGAGGCGATCGAGTTCCTGAAAGGACCTGCCGCCGCGCTGTACGGCAGCAGCGAACCCGGCGGCACCCTCAACATCGTCACCAAGCTGCCGCAGTGGCGGCCGGCGACCGCGCTGGAAC carries:
- a CDS encoding DUF1624 domain-containing protein, with protein sequence MSSASLASPPPSSRLASIDLLRGTVMSLMLLDHVRETFYLQHQIGDPVDVETTAPALFAARLLAHLCAPVFVFLTGLSAWLYAARQPHGRKAAAAFLLKRGLFLIVLELTLVNFAWTFAFPPQVLYLQVIWAIGLSMLALAALLWLPRPLLALLGAALVAGHNLLDGVHVPGDGPLAAAWAVLHDRGWLQLGELRLRTSYPLLPWIGVIALGYAAGPWYGAGTAPAQRQQRLLASGFGALALFHLLRWHNGYGDAPWREQADVAHTAMSFFNLTKYPPSLLFLLLTLGVGLLLLRLYEQPRLARALAPLAAIGAAPMFFYLLHLYVLKLLYLAALAYWGANHGALFGVDRVATLWAIAVVLGVALYWPVAAFARLKARRRDLAWLRYL